The following are encoded together in the Paludisphaera mucosa genome:
- a CDS encoding PAS domain S-box protein — MGGEFDRNKALGVALLASLVVVNAAVSYRNARAIRGDADWVEHAHEVLAVLGGVRADVRDLQASQLDYLLSGDDQALTPFRRADARLREGIARLGELTSDDPGRAPRVAALGELVRRESAQFGEAIRVRREEGLEAARDRVGASRSLVDEAGRAIDAIEAEEGALLRDRRVRTERSYRRAVLFGAAGTAFGLAAVGGVAWLLARGAAARRRGDEARARLAAIVESSDDAIVGKTAAGIVQTWNAGAEALFGYPAAEAVGRPIDLIVPPDRRGESRAVLARIARGERVEPFETVRLTRDGRQVDVSVSVSPIRDAAGRVVGASKVVRDVGPRKRAERLARQGEERFRTAADQAPVLIWIADATRACVWFNRPWLEFTGRTMEQERGDGWTAGVHPDDLGRRLDAYAASFDARVPFAVEYRLRRRDGEYRWLLDNGAPLYDPEGGFTGYIGSCVDVTDQKAAEAGAREAAAANAKFRTLFEQGLQFAGVLSLDGVVVEANRSCLDSCGFARPDVIGRPFWECGWWSPSPELAEMIRDACRRAAAGETIRGESQYFLADGSQRVVDLVLAPVVDDAGRVLFLSSTGTDVTDRKRAEQAVRESEARLREFADAAPAMLWATDSDGSCTFLSRGWSEFTGQVESEGLGRGWLDAIHPDDRARVEGAMRAANARREPFSLEHRLRRGDGSYRCVLDAGRPRLAEAGELLGYVGSVIDVDDRKAGEESLRRSEDRYRTLFSSIDQGFCVVEVLFDGDRPVDYRFLEANPVFETQTGLRAVVGRRVTELVPDLEDRWFAIYGRVATTGEPVRVVEGSEAMGRWFDVFAFRVDEPEARTVAILFTDVTARRLDELERDRLHRHVAEERERLAEAFERSPAFVALLRGPGHVYERTNERFLQLVGRRDLIGKSVREAVPEVGEQGYFETLDRVYRTGEAYVATDRRLTLGRGPGGAMEERWLDFVFQPLLDPDGGVTGILIHGIDLTDRKRAEVQLREKDQRLQLLLENAADYAVVVTDPGGIVVDWAGGASAVTGFAPADVLGGPADVLFTPEDREAGRPAYEMETAAREGRAEDKRWHMRKDGSQFFGEGVMVPLRGDGGLHGFGKVFRDMTARKRAEESVRFLADASASLAELVDYESTLQRIANIAVGGFADWCAVDVLDDDGGRRRLAVTRSEPTTTTSARVADAAGREAEEITGVIPHVLRTGEPEVVFDLADLKPDAAPQGWDRILRLRAAGVRSYLCVPVVSRGRVVGGITFLSASDRRRFGREELRVAQDLAERVAVAIENARLYRDLQEADRRKDEFLATLAHELRNPLSPVRNGVQILRLGGPDGAARERTLAMMDRQIAHLVRLVDDLMDVSRVTSGKVVLRREPVDLRSVVESAVETSRQMIDAGGHGLEVRLAATPLTLDADRTRLVQVVANLLNNAAKYTPHGGRIELSAGRDGDWAVVRVADTGIGVPADMLPRIFDMFTQVGTSLDRAQGGLGIGLTLVRRLVEMHGGTVAAESAGPDRGAVFTVRLPLARDPQGPVDGPEAASDEPAAPRRNILVVDDNRDSAESLAQLLGLQGHDVRTAHDGPEALRTLETFRPHLILLDLGLPGMSGFEVARRIRASVGLKGVRLAALTGWGQDEDRRRTREAGFDHHLVKPADPAAVEAILADLEAPPRVS; from the coding sequence ATGGGCGGGGAATTCGATCGCAACAAGGCCCTCGGCGTGGCGCTGCTCGCCTCGCTCGTCGTCGTCAACGCGGCGGTCTCCTACCGGAACGCCCGGGCGATCCGCGGCGACGCCGACTGGGTGGAGCACGCCCACGAGGTGCTGGCCGTCCTCGGCGGCGTCCGGGCCGACGTCCGCGACCTGCAGGCGAGCCAGCTCGACTACCTGCTGAGCGGCGACGACCAGGCGCTGACCCCGTTCCGTCGAGCCGACGCGCGGCTCCGCGAGGGGATCGCCCGGCTGGGCGAGCTGACGTCCGACGACCCCGGCCGGGCGCCCCGGGTCGCCGCGCTGGGCGAGCTGGTCCGGCGCGAGTCCGCACAGTTCGGCGAGGCGATCCGGGTGCGCCGGGAGGAGGGACTGGAGGCGGCCCGCGACCGGGTCGGGGCCTCACGGTCGCTGGTCGACGAGGCCGGCCGCGCGATCGACGCGATCGAGGCCGAGGAGGGCGCGCTGCTGCGGGACCGCCGCGTGCGGACCGAGCGGTCGTACCGGCGCGCGGTGCTCTTCGGCGCCGCGGGGACGGCGTTCGGGCTGGCGGCGGTCGGCGGGGTCGCCTGGCTGCTGGCCCGGGGGGCCGCGGCGCGGCGGCGGGGGGACGAGGCGCGGGCGCGGCTGGCGGCCATCGTCGAGTCGTCGGACGACGCGATCGTGGGCAAGACGGCGGCGGGGATCGTCCAGACCTGGAACGCCGGCGCGGAGGCCCTCTTCGGCTACCCGGCGGCCGAGGCGGTCGGCCGGCCGATCGACCTGATCGTGCCGCCGGACCGCCGCGGCGAGTCGCGGGCCGTCCTGGCTCGGATCGCCCGGGGCGAGCGGGTCGAGCCCTTCGAGACGGTCCGGCTGACCCGCGACGGCCGGCAGGTCGACGTCTCGGTGAGCGTCTCGCCGATCCGCGACGCCGCCGGCCGGGTCGTCGGGGCCTCGAAGGTCGTCCGCGACGTGGGCCCGCGGAAGCGCGCCGAGCGGCTGGCGCGGCAGGGCGAGGAGCGGTTCCGCACCGCGGCCGACCAGGCGCCGGTCCTGATCTGGATCGCCGACGCGACGAGGGCGTGCGTCTGGTTCAACCGCCCGTGGCTCGAGTTCACCGGCCGGACGATGGAGCAGGAGCGCGGCGACGGCTGGACCGCGGGGGTCCACCCGGACGACCTCGGCCGCCGCCTGGACGCCTACGCCGCCAGCTTCGACGCCCGCGTCCCGTTCGCCGTCGAGTACCGCCTCCGCAGGCGCGACGGCGAATACCGCTGGCTGCTCGACAACGGCGCGCCCCTGTACGACCCCGAGGGCGGGTTCACCGGCTACATCGGGTCGTGCGTCGACGTGACCGACCAGAAGGCGGCCGAGGCGGGCGCCCGCGAGGCGGCGGCCGCGAACGCGAAGTTCCGCACCCTGTTCGAACAGGGGCTCCAGTTCGCCGGCGTCCTCTCGCTGGACGGCGTGGTCGTCGAGGCCAACCGCTCGTGCCTGGACTCCTGCGGCTTCGCGCGCCCGGACGTGATCGGCCGGCCGTTCTGGGAATGCGGCTGGTGGAGCCCGTCGCCCGAGCTGGCCGAGATGATCCGCGACGCCTGCCGGCGGGCGGCGGCCGGCGAGACGATCCGCGGCGAGTCGCAATATTTCCTGGCCGACGGCAGCCAGCGGGTGGTGGACCTGGTCCTGGCCCCCGTCGTGGACGACGCCGGGCGGGTCCTCTTCCTGTCGTCGACCGGGACCGACGTCACCGACCGGAAGCGCGCCGAGCAGGCCGTGCGCGAGAGCGAGGCGCGGCTGCGGGAGTTCGCCGACGCCGCCCCGGCCATGCTCTGGGCGACCGACTCGGACGGCTCGTGCACGTTCCTGTCGCGGGGCTGGTCCGAGTTCACCGGCCAGGTCGAGTCCGAGGGCCTGGGCCGCGGCTGGCTCGACGCCATCCACCCGGACGACCGGGCGCGCGTCGAGGGGGCGATGCGGGCGGCCAACGCGCGCCGCGAGCCGTTCTCGCTGGAGCACCGGCTGCGGCGCGGCGACGGGTCGTATCGCTGCGTGCTCGACGCCGGCCGGCCCCGGCTCGCGGAGGCCGGCGAGCTGCTCGGCTACGTCGGCTCGGTCATCGACGTCGACGACCGCAAGGCGGGCGAGGAGTCGCTGCGGCGCTCCGAGGATCGCTACCGGACCCTCTTCTCGTCGATCGACCAGGGCTTCTGCGTGGTCGAGGTCCTGTTCGACGGCGACCGGCCGGTGGACTACCGCTTCCTGGAGGCCAACCCGGTCTTCGAGACGCAGACGGGCCTCCGCGCGGTCGTCGGCCGGAGGGTGACCGAACTGGTGCCCGACCTGGAGGATCGCTGGTTCGCGATCTACGGCCGGGTGGCGACGACCGGCGAGCCCGTCCGGGTCGTCGAGGGGTCGGAGGCGATGGGCCGCTGGTTCGACGTCTTCGCCTTCCGGGTCGACGAGCCCGAGGCCCGCACGGTGGCGATCCTGTTCACCGACGTCACGGCGCGTCGGCTCGACGAGCTGGAGCGCGACCGGCTGCACCGCCACGTCGCCGAGGAGCGCGAGCGGCTGGCCGAGGCGTTCGAGCGGTCGCCGGCCTTCGTGGCCCTGCTCCGCGGCCCCGGCCACGTGTACGAGCGGACCAACGAGCGCTTCCTCCAGCTCGTCGGCCGCCGCGACCTGATCGGCAAGTCGGTCCGCGAGGCCGTGCCCGAGGTCGGCGAGCAGGGGTATTTCGAGACGCTCGACCGGGTCTACCGGACCGGCGAGGCGTACGTCGCCACCGACCGCCGGCTGACGCTCGGCCGCGGGCCGGGGGGCGCGATGGAGGAGCGCTGGCTGGACTTCGTCTTCCAGCCCTTGCTCGACCCCGACGGGGGCGTCACCGGGATCCTCATCCACGGCATCGACCTGACCGACCGCAAGCGGGCCGAGGTCCAGCTCCGCGAGAAGGACCAGCGGCTCCAGCTCCTGCTGGAGAACGCCGCCGACTACGCGGTGGTCGTCACCGACCCCGGCGGGATCGTCGTCGACTGGGCGGGGGGGGCCTCGGCGGTGACCGGGTTCGCCCCGGCCGACGTCCTGGGCGGGCCGGCCGACGTCCTGTTCACGCCCGAGGACCGGGAGGCCGGCAGGCCGGCGTACGAGATGGAGACGGCGGCGCGCGAGGGGCGGGCCGAGGACAAGCGCTGGCACATGCGGAAGGACGGCTCCCAGTTCTTCGGCGAGGGGGTGATGGTCCCCCTGCGGGGCGACGGCGGGCTGCATGGGTTCGGCAAGGTCTTCCGCGACATGACCGCCCGCAAGCGGGCCGAGGAGTCGGTCCGGTTCCTCGCCGACGCCAGCGCCTCGCTCGCCGAGCTGGTCGACTACGAGAGCACGCTGCAGCGGATCGCCAACATCGCCGTCGGCGGCTTCGCCGACTGGTGCGCCGTCGACGTCCTCGACGACGACGGGGGCCGGCGGCGGCTGGCGGTCACCCGGTCGGAGCCGACGACGACCACCTCGGCGCGGGTCGCGGACGCGGCCGGCCGGGAGGCCGAGGAGATCACCGGCGTCATCCCCCACGTCCTGCGGACCGGCGAGCCCGAGGTCGTCTTCGACCTCGCCGACCTGAAGCCGGACGCCGCGCCGCAGGGCTGGGACCGGATCCTCCGCCTGCGGGCGGCGGGGGTCCGGTCGTATCTGTGCGTCCCCGTCGTCTCCCGCGGCCGGGTCGTCGGCGGGATCACCTTCCTCAGCGCCTCGGACCGCCGCCGGTTCGGCCGCGAGGAGCTGCGGGTCGCCCAGGACCTGGCCGAGCGGGTGGCCGTCGCCATCGAGAACGCCCGGCTCTACCGCGACCTGCAAGAGGCCGACCGCCGCAAGGACGAGTTCCTGGCCACCCTGGCGCACGAGCTGCGCAACCCCCTGTCCCCGGTCCGCAACGGCGTCCAGATCCTCCGCCTCGGCGGGCCCGACGGCGCGGCCCGCGAGCGCACGCTGGCGATGATGGACCGCCAGATCGCCCACCTCGTCCGCCTGGTCGACGACCTCATGGACGTCTCCCGCGTCACCAGCGGCAAGGTGGTCCTTCGCAGGGAGCCGGTCGACCTCCGGTCGGTCGTCGAGTCGGCCGTCGAGACCAGCCGGCAGATGATCGACGCCGGCGGCCACGGCCTGGAGGTCCGCCTCGCCGCCACCCCCCTGACGCTCGACGCCGACCGCACACGGCTGGTGCAGGTCGTCGCCAACCTGCTCAACAACGCCGCCAAGTACACCCCGCACGGCGGCCGCATCGAACTCTCCGCCGGCCGCGACGGCGACTGGGCCGTGGTGCGGGTGGCCGACACCGGGATCGGCGTCCCGGCCGACATGCTCCCCCGGATCTTCGACATGTTCACCCAGGTGGGGACGTCGCTCGACCGGGCGCAGGGGGGGCTGGGCATCGGCCTGACGCTGGTCCGCCGGCTCGTCGAGATGCACGGCGGGACCGTCGCCGCCGAGAGCGCGGGGCCCGATCGCGGCGCGGTCTTCACCGTCCGCCTCCCCCTCGCCCGCGACCCCCAGGGGCCGGTCGACGGCCCGGAGGCCGCGTCCGACGAGCCCGCGGCGCCCCGGCGGAACATCCTCGTCGTCGACGACAACCGCGACTCCGCCGAGAGCCTGGCGCAGCTGCTGGGCCTGCAGGGCCACGACGTCCGCACCGCCCACGACGGCCCCGAGGCCCTGCGCACGCTCGAGACCTTCCGCCCCCACCTGATCCTGCTCGACCTCGGCCTGCCCGGCATGAGCGGCTTCGAGGTCGCCCGCCGCATCCGCGCCAGCGTCGGCCTCAAGGGCGTTCGCCTCGCCGCACTCACCGGCTGGGGCCAGGACGAGGACCGCCGCCGCACCCGCGAGGCCGGCTTCGACCACCACCTCGTCAAGCCCGCCGACCCCGCGGCCGTCGAGGCCATCCTGGCCGACCTCGAAGCTCCCCCGCGCGTCTCCTGA